A single Elaeis guineensis isolate ETL-2024a chromosome 15, EG11, whole genome shotgun sequence DNA region contains:
- the LOC140854060 gene encoding putative 3,4-dihydroxy-2-butanone kinase isoform X1, with translation MVGTMGVALSVCTLPGQVTSDRLGPGLMELGLGIHGEPGAAVADLQPVGVVVSHVLKQILSKEIQYVPITRGSRVVLMINGLGATPIMDLMIAAQKAVPELQLEHGLAVDRVYTGSFMTSLDMAGFSITVMKSGPTILQRLDAPTKAPYWPVGAEGDRPPAKIPVPVPPPCSSRSNELQPCFTERFFCIKMIIQPQELSEQGCILEVAIQAAADEIINLRDKLNEWDSKVGDGDCGTIMHRGATAVLEDMKKCYPLNDAAETVNEIGASIGRVMGGTSGILYDIFCKAAYTSLKGSPIITSKQWASALEASITAVSKYGGASAGYRTMLDAFIPALTVLKEKLDAGDDPLTAFLLSSEAAMNGAESTKDMHAQAGWSTYIAADLLSLVPDPGAMAAAAWYRAAALAVKKKLQPSES, from the exons ATGGTGGGAACAATGGGAGTTGCCTTGTCAGTATGTACGCTGCCTGGCCAGGTGACATCTGATCGTTTAGGTCCAGGACTGATGGAGCTTGGTCTTGGAATT CATGGTGAGCCTGGGGCTGCTGTTGCTGACCTCCAGCCTGTTGGTGTTGTGGTATCTCATGTTCTTAAGCAGATACTGTCCAAG GAAATTCAGTATGTTCCTATCACCAGGGGGAGCAGAGTTGTTCTAATGATTAATGG ATTAGGTGCCACTCCCATAATGGATCTGATGATTGCAGCTCAAAAGGCAGTTCCAGAGCTACAACTGGAGCATGGACTGGCTGTTGACAGAGTTTATACTGGATCTTTTATGACTTCTCTTGATATGGCAG GTTTCTCCATAACTGTTATGAAGTCGGGTCCTACAATTTTGCAGCGTCTGGATGCCCCAACTAAAGCTCCATACTGGCCTGTTGGTGCCGAAG GTGATCGCCCACCAGCTAAAATTCCTGTTCCAGTGCCACCACCTTGTTCATCAAGGAGTAATGAG CTTCAACCTTGCTTTACTGAAAGATTTTTCTGCATCAag ATGATCATTCAACCACAAGAGCTAAGTGAACAAGGCTGCATTTTGGAGGTTGCTATTCAAGCAGCTGCAGATGAAATAATTAATCTTCGGGACAAGTTAAATGAGTGGGATAGTAAAGTTGGTGATGGTGATTGTGGAACTATT ATGCATAGAGGTGCTACGGCTGTTCTTGAAGACATGAAAAAGTG TTACCCTCTGAATGATGCTGCAGAAACTGTAAATGAGATTGGGGCCTCAATAGGAAGGGTGATGGGTGGAACTAGTGGGATTTT ATATGACATATTCTGCAAGGCTGCATACACAAGCTTGAAGGGAAGCCCAATTATCACATCAAAACAAT GGGCCAGTGCTTTGGAGGCATCAATCACTGCAGTTAGCAAATATGGCGGTGCAAGTGCAGGCTATCGCACAATGTTGGATGCTTTTATTCCAGCATTAACAGTTCTAAAAGAG AAGCTGGATGCTGGGGATGATCCTCTAACAGCCTTTCTCCTGTCATCTGAAGCAGCCATGAATGGGGCAGAGTCAACAAAAGATATGCATGCACAA GCTGGCTGGTCCACTTACATAGCTGCTGATCTTCTATCTTTAGTTCCTGATCCTGGAGCAATGGCTGCAGCAGCATGGTATAGAGCAGCAGCGCTTGCCGTCAAGAAGAAGCTGCAACCATCAGAAAGCTAA
- the LOC140854069 gene encoding cyclin-J18-like, which translates to MEKVMPSSSLATIPSTLRHRLLEFLLHASSQLQCPPIVKYTALSFFADRFLPSLRRKARLLGERDGGSWLLDPPRESNLQLFALISLWISSKLHDSRPLSVKSIKALGDNLITDQHFMTRDYAEAELVFMEVFGFDIGASTIAFVFLEDLLIQFRELSKIGELLRFDVCMEIMDLLYETEDVSALFSSPCSLAASILVTAYTISVPKQRWEFPVLPWVTFVTSYDEDDIRRIVSCILRHVLKPETTE; encoded by the exons ATGGAGAAGGTGATGCCGTCGTCCTCCTTGGCCACCATCCCTTCTACGCTGCGACATCGTTTACTGGAGTTCCTCCTCCACGCTTCTTCG caACTCCAATGTCCCCCGATCGTCAAGTACACAGCTCTCTCCTTCTTCGCCGACCGATTCCTCCCTTCTCTCCGCAG GAAGGCGAGGTTGCTTGGCGAGAGGGATGGAGGGAGCTGGCTCTTAGATCCACCAAGGGAGAGCAATTTGCAGCTGTTTGCCCTCATTTCCTTGTGGATTTCTAGCAAA CTTCATGATTCTCGTCCCCTGTCTGTGAAGAGCATCAAGGCTTTGGGAGACAACCTCATCACCGATCAGCATTTCATGACTCGAGATTACGCTGAAGCT GAATTGGTCTTTATGGAG GTATTTGGATTTGATATTGGAGCTTCGACCATTGCATTCGTCTTCCTTGAGGATCTTCTCATTCAGTTCAG GGAATTGTCAAAGATTGGGGAACTTTTGAGGTTTGATGTGTGCATGGAAATCATGGATCTCCTCTATGAGACGGAAGACGTGTCAGCGCTCTTCAGCTCCCCCTGTTCTCTTGCAGCATCCATCCTT GTGACTGCATATACAATTTCAGTTCCAAAGCAACGATGGGAATTTCCAGTTCTACCTTGGG TGACATTTGTTACTTCCTATGATGAAGATGATATAAGAAGGATTGTATCATGCATTCTCAGACATGTGCTGAAGCCTGAGACAACAGAGTAG
- the LOC140854135 gene encoding pentatricopeptide repeat-containing protein At1g50270-like: MYASCRIIACARKTFDEMEVREDVASWSSMIEGYVACDRPLDSLVVFQQMRRANVEPNSVTLVSLLSASSHLACPSIGRSVHSYITTNDIKLDVALGTALVNMYAKCGHVEEAFQVFKSMEERNLQSWTIMISGFAVNGHRKEAIALFSQMEASGLKPDSTLFSIILSACSHLGMVDEGRSYFSKMVDAYNIQPTIEHYGCMVDLFGRAGLVDTAYEFIKNMPIAPNGVILRSFFGACRKNGKITIVDGELNRLMKLLLQEEPDLGANYVLAANMSALSDKWSDAAKLHGSIPERGLKKVAGCSWVEVHGRIVEWDEMGIGG; the protein is encoded by the exons ATGTATGCTAGTTGTCGAATTATTGCATGTGCCCGGAAGACGTTTGATGAAATGGAGGTGAGAGAAGATGTTGCCTCGTGGAGCTCCATGATCGAGGGATATGTTGCTTG TGATCGTCCTCTTGATTCTTTAGTGGTGTTTCAACAAATGAGACGGGCAAATGTTGAACCCAACTCTGTCACTCTGGTAAGCTTGCTTTCTGCTTCCAGCCATCTAGCTTGTCCGAGCATTGGTCGATCTGTACATTCATACATAACAACAAATGATATCAAATTGGACGTTGCTTTAGGAACTGCTCTTGTCAACATGTATGCTAAGTGTGGGCATGTAGAGGAAGCCTTCCAAGTTTTCAAATCCATGGAGGAAAGGAACCTGCAGTCGTGGACGATCATGATTTCAGGATTTGCGGTTAATGGCCATAGGAAAGAAGCAATCGCTCTATTCTCTCAAATGGAAGCTTCTGGTCTGAAACCAGACAGCACTTTGTTCTCCATCATCTTAAGTGCTTGCAGCCACTTGGGTATGGTAGATGAAGGCCGGAGCTATTTTAGCAAGATGGTGGATGCATACAATATCCAACCGACAATCGAGCATTATGGCTGCATGGTCGATTTGTTTGGACGAGCAGGTTTGGTGGATACTGCTTATGAGTTCATAAAAAACATGCCTATTGCTCCAAATGGTGTTATACTAAGGTCTTTCTTCGGAGCATGCAGGAAAAATGGTAAAATTACCATTGTGGATGGTGAACTGAATCGATTGATGAAGCTTTTGCTCCAAGAGGAGCCTGATCTTGGAGCAAACTATGTGCTTGCTGCTAACATGTCCGCATTGTCTGATAAATGGAGCGATGCAGCCAAGCTACATGGCAGCATTCCAGAGAGGGGTTTGAAGAAAGTCGCTGGATGCAGTTGGGTGGAAGTGCATGGAAGAATTGTTGAATGGGACGAAATGGGAATTGGTGGATGA
- the LOC140854060 gene encoding putative 3,4-dihydroxy-2-butanone kinase isoform X2, which translates to MVGTMGVALSVCTLPGQVTSDRLGPGLMELGLGIHGEPGAAVADLQPVGVVVSHVLKQILSKEIQYVPITRGSRVVLMINGLGATPIMDLMIAAQKAVPELQLEHGLAVDRVYTGSFMTSLDMAGFSITVMKSGPTILQRLDAPTKAPYWPVGAEGDRPPAKIPVPVPPPCSSRSNEMIIQPQELSEQGCILEVAIQAAADEIINLRDKLNEWDSKVGDGDCGTIMHRGATAVLEDMKKCYPLNDAAETVNEIGASIGRVMGGTSGILYDIFCKAAYTSLKGSPIITSKQWASALEASITAVSKYGGASAGYRTMLDAFIPALTVLKEKLDAGDDPLTAFLLSSEAAMNGAESTKDMHAQAGWSTYIAADLLSLVPDPGAMAAAAWYRAAALAVKKKLQPSES; encoded by the exons ATGGTGGGAACAATGGGAGTTGCCTTGTCAGTATGTACGCTGCCTGGCCAGGTGACATCTGATCGTTTAGGTCCAGGACTGATGGAGCTTGGTCTTGGAATT CATGGTGAGCCTGGGGCTGCTGTTGCTGACCTCCAGCCTGTTGGTGTTGTGGTATCTCATGTTCTTAAGCAGATACTGTCCAAG GAAATTCAGTATGTTCCTATCACCAGGGGGAGCAGAGTTGTTCTAATGATTAATGG ATTAGGTGCCACTCCCATAATGGATCTGATGATTGCAGCTCAAAAGGCAGTTCCAGAGCTACAACTGGAGCATGGACTGGCTGTTGACAGAGTTTATACTGGATCTTTTATGACTTCTCTTGATATGGCAG GTTTCTCCATAACTGTTATGAAGTCGGGTCCTACAATTTTGCAGCGTCTGGATGCCCCAACTAAAGCTCCATACTGGCCTGTTGGTGCCGAAG GTGATCGCCCACCAGCTAAAATTCCTGTTCCAGTGCCACCACCTTGTTCATCAAGGAGTAATGAG ATGATCATTCAACCACAAGAGCTAAGTGAACAAGGCTGCATTTTGGAGGTTGCTATTCAAGCAGCTGCAGATGAAATAATTAATCTTCGGGACAAGTTAAATGAGTGGGATAGTAAAGTTGGTGATGGTGATTGTGGAACTATT ATGCATAGAGGTGCTACGGCTGTTCTTGAAGACATGAAAAAGTG TTACCCTCTGAATGATGCTGCAGAAACTGTAAATGAGATTGGGGCCTCAATAGGAAGGGTGATGGGTGGAACTAGTGGGATTTT ATATGACATATTCTGCAAGGCTGCATACACAAGCTTGAAGGGAAGCCCAATTATCACATCAAAACAAT GGGCCAGTGCTTTGGAGGCATCAATCACTGCAGTTAGCAAATATGGCGGTGCAAGTGCAGGCTATCGCACAATGTTGGATGCTTTTATTCCAGCATTAACAGTTCTAAAAGAG AAGCTGGATGCTGGGGATGATCCTCTAACAGCCTTTCTCCTGTCATCTGAAGCAGCCATGAATGGGGCAGAGTCAACAAAAGATATGCATGCACAA GCTGGCTGGTCCACTTACATAGCTGCTGATCTTCTATCTTTAGTTCCTGATCCTGGAGCAATGGCTGCAGCAGCATGGTATAGAGCAGCAGCGCTTGCCGTCAAGAAGAAGCTGCAACCATCAGAAAGCTAA